From the genome of Rhodothermales bacterium, one region includes:
- the porV gene encoding type IX secretion system outer membrane channel protein PorV, with protein MMAGLTVPAMAQVGGAAVVFLKIEPDSRAAGMGNAGVALADNASANFWNPAGLAFQQGTELGLTHSNWLPEFNAGLFYEYLMAKKSVPGIGTFGAHVTYLFLGEHEGRDGQNNPTGTFRSYDLATGISYGLKVTPTLSLGTSLRFIYSNLAPGTSVEGQETKAGVAVAFDLAALYRTRPMNLGASKGVFSAGFNLANMGPEVQYSDSEQADPIPTNIRMGWAFTVDFDEFNRLTIVNDFNKDLIKVDSLNNADPFYKAIFSAWSPIEVRTNALQDDAAELETLSVFEQMTVGVGLEYWYNNLFALRSGYFYENPYNGNRKFLTLGAGIRYNIIGVDFSYIYALEENSPLANTMRFSLLLNFAR; from the coding sequence ATGATGGCCGGCCTCACCGTTCCTGCGATGGCGCAGGTGGGCGGCGCCGCGGTCGTGTTCCTCAAGATCGAGCCCGATAGCCGCGCCGCCGGCATGGGCAACGCCGGCGTGGCCCTGGCCGACAACGCCAGCGCCAACTTCTGGAATCCGGCCGGCCTGGCCTTCCAGCAAGGCACCGAACTCGGCCTCACGCACTCGAACTGGCTGCCGGAGTTTAATGCCGGCCTCTTCTACGAGTACCTGATGGCGAAAAAGAGCGTACCGGGCATCGGTACCTTCGGCGCCCACGTGACCTACCTCTTCCTCGGCGAACATGAAGGCCGCGACGGCCAGAACAACCCCACGGGCACGTTCCGCTCCTACGACCTCGCCACCGGCATCTCGTACGGCCTCAAGGTGACGCCGACCCTCTCGCTCGGCACCAGCCTCCGCTTCATCTACTCCAACCTCGCGCCGGGCACGAGCGTCGAGGGGCAGGAGACGAAAGCCGGCGTCGCCGTCGCGTTCGACCTCGCCGCCCTCTACCGCACGCGCCCGATGAACCTCGGGGCGAGCAAGGGCGTCTTCTCCGCCGGCTTCAACCTCGCCAACATGGGCCCCGAAGTCCAGTACTCGGATAGCGAGCAGGCGGACCCGATCCCGACCAACATCCGTATGGGATGGGCGTTCACCGTCGATTTCGACGAGTTCAACCGCCTCACCATCGTCAACGACTTCAACAAGGACCTCATCAAGGTCGACTCCCTCAACAACGCCGATCCCTTCTACAAGGCGATCTTCAGCGCCTGGTCGCCGATCGAGGTGCGCACCAACGCCCTCCAGGACGATGCGGCCGAGCTGGAAACATTGAGCGTGTTCGAGCAGATGACCGTCGGCGTCGGCCTCGAGTACTGGTACAACAACCTCTTCGCGCTCCGCTCGGGGTACTTCTACGAGAACCCGTACAACGGCAACCGGAAGTTCCTCACGCTCGGCGCCGGCATCCGGTACAACATCATCGGGGTGGACTTCTCGTACATCTACGCCCTCGAAGAAAATTCGCCGCTTGCGAATACCATGCGTTTCTCGCTGTTGCTGAACTTCGCGCGGTAA